A genomic stretch from Microtus pennsylvanicus isolate mMicPen1 chromosome 11, mMicPen1.hap1, whole genome shotgun sequence includes:
- the Rnd2 gene encoding rho-related GTP-binding protein RhoN has protein sequence MEGQSGRCKIVVVGDAECGKTALLQVFAKDAYPGSYVPTVFENYTASFEIDKRRIELNMWDTSGSSYYDNVRPLAYPDSDAVLICFDISRPETLDSVLKKWQGETQEFCPNAKVVLVGCKLDMRTDLATLRELSKQRLIPVTHEQGTVLAKQVGAVSYVECSSRSSERSVRDVFHVATVASLGRGHRQLRRTDSRRGLQRSTQLSGRPDRGNEGEIHKDRAKSCNLM, from the exons ATGGAGGGACAGAGCGGCCGCTGCAAGATCGTAGTGGTCGGGGACGCGGAGTGCGGCAAGACAGCGCTGCTGCAGGTGTTCGCCAAGGACGCCTACCCCGGG AGTTATGTCCCCACCGTGTTTGAGAACTACACTGCAAGCTTCGAGATCGACAAGCGCCGCATTGAGCTCAACATGTGGGATACTTCAG gTTCTTCTTACTATGACAACGTCCGGCCTCTGGCCTACCCAGACTCTGATGCTGTGCTTATCTGCTTTGACATTAGCCGGCCAGAGACCCTGGACAGTGTCCTCAAGAAG TGGCAAGGAGAGACTCAGGAGTTTTGCCCCAATGCCAAGGTGGTGCTGGTTGGCTGTAAACTGGACATGAGGACTGACCTGGCCACACTGAGGGAGCTATCCAAGCAGAGACTTATCCCTGTTACACACGAGCAG GGCACTGTGCTGGCCAAGCAGGTGGGGGCTGTGTCATACGTTGAGTGTTCTTCCCGGTCTTCTGAACGCAGCGTCAGGGATGTCTTCCACGTGGCCACCGTGGCCTCTCTTGGCCGTGGCCATCGGCAACTGCGCCGTACCGACTCTCGCCGGGGACTGCAGAGATCCACTCAGCTGTCGGGAAGGCCAGACCGGGGAAATGAGGGCGAGATACATAAGGATCGAGCCAAGAGCTGCAACCTTATGTGA